From Neorhodopirellula lusitana, a single genomic window includes:
- a CDS encoding efflux RND transporter permease subunit: protein MALISLNRQASIYRLRFVMGLLALLVLAPLSIVGSDRALSSMFNAPALWLPKSLDVRKQYDEFATQFLGQNILLISWDGCDLGSDQIPLVVGELQKYLTESAAVPKELRYLQRDSGFVDRDPADDPRWLLARAKAPDYLEKLTSGQAVYDLLNSPPTSFSDRSVRARLKGALVGPDGKQTAVLASFTLYGSRHRTIAIEQMRSLVAETIDVDVADVFIAGAPFDGALIDAEAQQSIQRYTMPSCLLGALICLLCLRSWLLTSVVIAVGMIGQGISLAVISFAGLDMNAILIVLPPLVFVLTASAGIHLSNYYLDAIGQSPDIDPTAAARRAMQAGYVPCWLAAITTIIGLGSLGMVRLWPVSAFGVIAAGSVFLTLLLLMALLPGAMQWHGSMWAKKRKRIRPNKPSRPGRWSQLLKKVDGWWLVFTDRSLRHPIKIVIAFTVLTAITATGLPMLTTSVNVPRMFPAHSEIFENYEWFEDHLGPTIDAQMLITFAPEAMPDDVDQFRLIRKIDTRLRDIELVGGVVSARSFLPTPPPSVGEGKRSLGATIVEANIRNSMVRAEGGLRESGYYVRTNDGRQIWRIGFRFPFGEDMDYRAELHRVEDILAPMLEVDGVSAYYTGNVPMSTASQDILLNDLFRSFMTAFGVVAIIMMLLMRSVVGGLLAMFPNLFPTVTLFGAMGLTHTPLDIGSVMTASVALGIAVDATIHLLSRFGSQLKLGHTRHEAATEALRICGPAMWQTTAVCGLSPLVYGLSHFVPTQRFALMMLGLLSAALIGDVVLMPAIMASPLGKWFTPKGESG from the coding sequence ATGGCTCTGATCTCACTTAACCGCCAAGCTTCCATCTATCGGTTGCGGTTTGTCATGGGGTTGCTGGCGCTGTTGGTGTTGGCGCCGTTGAGCATTGTGGGTTCCGATCGTGCACTGTCATCGATGTTCAACGCGCCCGCGTTGTGGTTGCCTAAGTCGCTGGACGTGCGTAAGCAGTACGATGAGTTTGCAACCCAGTTCTTAGGCCAAAACATCCTGCTGATTAGCTGGGACGGTTGTGACCTTGGGTCGGATCAAATTCCGCTAGTCGTCGGCGAACTGCAAAAGTACTTGACCGAAAGCGCGGCGGTCCCGAAAGAGTTGCGTTATCTACAGCGAGACAGCGGTTTCGTGGATCGCGATCCGGCTGACGATCCCCGGTGGCTACTGGCCCGAGCGAAGGCGCCGGACTATCTGGAGAAGCTGACGTCCGGGCAAGCTGTTTACGATCTACTGAACAGCCCACCGACTAGCTTTTCGGATCGCAGCGTGCGGGCTCGATTGAAGGGGGCGTTGGTCGGGCCCGACGGGAAACAAACTGCGGTTTTGGCTTCGTTCACTTTGTATGGTTCCCGTCACCGTACGATTGCGATTGAACAGATGCGGTCGCTGGTTGCCGAGACGATCGATGTCGATGTGGCAGACGTCTTTATCGCGGGGGCGCCGTTCGACGGAGCCTTGATTGACGCCGAGGCGCAGCAGTCGATTCAGCGTTATACGATGCCGTCGTGCTTGCTGGGTGCGTTGATCTGTTTGTTATGCCTGCGTTCGTGGTTGCTAACGAGTGTTGTGATTGCGGTCGGCATGATTGGCCAAGGGATCTCGTTGGCCGTGATCAGTTTCGCGGGACTGGACATGAACGCAATCTTGATCGTGTTGCCACCGTTAGTGTTTGTGCTGACGGCGAGCGCTGGGATTCACCTTTCGAATTACTATTTGGACGCGATCGGTCAGTCACCTGACATCGATCCCACCGCCGCGGCCCGTCGTGCGATGCAAGCCGGGTATGTCCCTTGTTGGCTTGCGGCGATCACGACGATCATCGGGCTCGGTTCGCTGGGAATGGTTCGGCTTTGGCCCGTCAGTGCGTTCGGCGTCATTGCGGCTGGATCGGTTTTCTTGACACTGTTGTTGTTGATGGCCTTGTTGCCTGGTGCGATGCAGTGGCACGGGAGTATGTGGGCTAAGAAACGAAAGCGGATTCGTCCAAACAAGCCTTCGCGTCCGGGACGGTGGAGTCAGCTATTGAAGAAAGTAGATGGTTGGTGGTTGGTGTTCACCGATCGAAGTCTTCGTCACCCGATCAAGATTGTGATCGCGTTCACGGTTTTGACCGCGATTACCGCAACGGGACTGCCGATGTTGACGACGTCGGTGAATGTCCCGCGGATGTTCCCTGCACACAGCGAGATTTTCGAGAACTACGAATGGTTTGAAGATCACCTCGGCCCGACAATTGACGCTCAAATGCTGATCACGTTCGCGCCGGAGGCGATGCCGGATGATGTGGATCAGTTTCGCTTGATTCGCAAGATTGATACTCGCCTTCGAGACATTGAACTGGTTGGCGGAGTTGTTTCCGCTCGGTCGTTCTTGCCAACTCCGCCGCCTTCGGTGGGGGAAGGGAAGCGTTCGCTAGGGGCGACCATCGTGGAGGCCAATATTCGGAATTCGATGGTGCGAGCCGAAGGAGGGCTTCGCGAATCGGGGTACTATGTTCGAACGAACGATGGACGCCAGATTTGGCGGATCGGATTCCGCTTTCCTTTCGGGGAAGACATGGATTATCGAGCGGAGTTGCATCGGGTGGAGGACATTCTGGCTCCGATGTTGGAGGTGGATGGCGTGTCCGCCTACTACACCGGCAACGTTCCGATGTCGACAGCGTCGCAGGACATCCTGCTGAACGATCTGTTTCGCAGCTTCATGACAGCGTTCGGTGTTGTTGCCATCATCATGATGTTGTTGATGCGTAGTGTCGTCGGCGGGCTGTTAGCGATGTTCCCCAACTTGTTTCCTACCGTCACGCTGTTCGGGGCAATGGGGCTCACCCACACGCCGCTGGATATCGGTAGCGTGATGACCGCGAGCGTGGCACTCGGCATTGCGGTTGATGCCACCATCCACTTGCTGTCTCGTTTCGGCAGCCAGCTGAAACTGGGACACACGCGTCACGAAGCTGCCACGGAAGCGCTCCGGATCTGCGGGCCTGCGATGTGGCAAACCACCGCGGTATGTGGTTTGTCACCGCTGGTCTACGGTCTTTCGCATTTTGTGCCCACGCAACGATTTGCTTTGATGATGTTGGGACTATTGTCGGCAGCCTTGATCGGCGACGTGGTGCTGATGCCCGCGATCATGGCGTCACCACTGGGAAAGTGGTTCACGCCAAAGGGTGAATCCGGCTAA
- a CDS encoding hybrid sensor histidine kinase/response regulator, with protein MMKPSTLVLLVEDDPIDAMVARRTLLAAKTEYEIDIASSIGEAIQCMSQRKHDVILSDLGLPDAGDLDAVTKIRNECDDVPLIVMSGCDDERLYVETLAKGADDFVSKHNLTPTTLCRCINQNIERMRQKREIQELVEAVETQREVLEQQADELQQKNLRLAALCQSAKSFVNNVSHEFRTPLCVIKQYSGMMSQGMFGELTDPQQHFLRVIEDRVDGLNNLVDDMLDISRYESGMLAASRKKCAIDEIIRRELTPLVHRGKVRSVKVFAECPDDLPNVFCDPEKVGRTIVNLVVNAIKVSSAEGQVRVSVSPNDETQEIEIRVHDDGPGMNDKLKKKLCGRFAQGPTSLLSNEKGFGLGLSITKELVDLNLGALEIESEVGVGSVFMFTIPYANPTKILSRYLERLGRIPENVQTELSVIRVRIDPTSDDDSADDVERFLNYTLRARDLAMPIYTNEWMVILDSTVADLPVFLTRFNSELTEVNRNRPQGELPAIHLHELGTFHRVDQITEIQNCLSGMLAPAGRPRKPHIRKAQYV; from the coding sequence ATGATGAAACCAAGCACACTCGTCTTGTTGGTCGAGGACGACCCGATCGACGCCATGGTCGCACGACGCACGCTTCTAGCAGCGAAAACCGAATATGAAATTGACATTGCCAGCTCAATCGGAGAAGCGATCCAATGCATGTCGCAGCGTAAGCATGACGTCATTTTGAGCGACTTAGGACTCCCCGATGCCGGCGACTTGGACGCCGTCACTAAGATTCGCAACGAATGCGATGACGTCCCTCTAATTGTGATGTCAGGGTGCGATGATGAACGGCTTTATGTCGAAACACTCGCGAAAGGTGCAGACGATTTTGTTTCCAAACATAATCTGACACCAACCACATTGTGTCGCTGCATCAACCAGAACATCGAACGCATGCGGCAAAAACGCGAAATCCAAGAGCTCGTCGAGGCCGTCGAGACCCAGCGAGAGGTGCTCGAGCAACAAGCTGACGAACTGCAACAAAAGAACCTGCGTCTTGCCGCGTTGTGTCAGTCCGCCAAATCATTCGTTAACAACGTCTCTCACGAATTTCGGACACCTCTGTGCGTCATCAAGCAGTACTCTGGAATGATGTCGCAGGGCATGTTTGGTGAACTCACCGATCCTCAACAACACTTCCTGCGAGTGATTGAAGACCGCGTCGACGGCCTGAACAATCTCGTCGACGACATGCTCGATATCAGCCGCTATGAATCCGGCATGCTAGCGGCCAGTCGCAAAAAATGTGCAATCGACGAGATCATCCGACGCGAACTCACACCGCTGGTTCACCGTGGCAAAGTCCGGTCTGTCAAAGTCTTCGCGGAATGTCCCGATGATTTGCCCAACGTCTTTTGTGATCCCGAAAAAGTCGGACGCACCATCGTCAACCTCGTCGTCAACGCCATCAAAGTGTCGTCCGCCGAGGGGCAAGTGCGGGTCTCCGTGAGTCCTAACGATGAAACTCAAGAAATCGAAATCCGCGTCCATGACGACGGTCCGGGGATGAACGACAAACTGAAGAAAAAACTTTGTGGCCGATTCGCCCAAGGCCCGACTTCACTGCTTAGCAATGAAAAGGGATTCGGGCTGGGACTTAGCATCACCAAAGAACTCGTCGATCTTAATCTCGGCGCATTGGAGATCGAGAGCGAAGTCGGCGTAGGCAGCGTCTTCATGTTCACGATTCCTTATGCCAACCCCACCAAGATTTTGAGTCGTTACCTCGAACGACTGGGACGCATCCCCGAAAACGTCCAAACCGAATTATCCGTAATCCGAGTCCGTATCGATCCAACCAGCGACGATGACTCCGCCGACGACGTTGAGCGGTTCTTGAATTACACCCTGCGTGCTCGCGATCTCGCGATGCCGATCTACACCAACGAGTGGATGGTCATCCTCGATAGCACCGTCGCGGATCTGCCAGTCTTCCTGACGCGGTTCAATTCCGAACTCACTGAGGTCAATCGCAATCGACCTCAAGGTGAATTGCCGGCGATCCATTTACATGAACTCGGAACCTTCCACCGAGTCGACCAGATTACGGAAATCCAAAACTGCCTTTCCGGAATGCTTGCCCCGGCCGGTCGGCCCCGAAAGCCTCATATCCGAAAGGCGCAGTATGTCTGA
- a CDS encoding response regulator, whose amino-acid sequence MSEPLHILTAEDDPDIQFAIAMVLTHAGYRVSDVSNGKDLVRVARQIQPDMILLDLRMPIMNGQEALAILKEEPTTASIPVVVLSASPGDCTSVLDLGAAYFLSKPFDALALLSAVRACSTNLPFPMEAMPVAR is encoded by the coding sequence ATGTCTGAACCACTCCATATCCTGACCGCCGAAGACGACCCTGACATTCAGTTCGCCATCGCGATGGTACTGACCCACGCCGGTTACCGCGTCAGCGACGTCAGTAACGGAAAAGACCTAGTGCGGGTTGCTCGCCAAATTCAGCCGGACATGATCCTGCTGGACCTGCGAATGCCCATCATGAATGGCCAGGAAGCTCTCGCGATTTTGAAGGAAGAACCTACGACCGCCTCGATACCGGTTGTCGTTTTGTCAGCCAGCCCGGGCGATTGCACGTCAGTGCTTGACCTTGGTGCGGCCTACTTCCTTTCCAAACCGTTTGATGCCTTGGCACTTCTAAGTGCCGTCCGCGCCTGCTCTACCAATCTACCCTTCCCAATGGAAGCGATGCCCGTAGCACGCTGA
- a CDS encoding response regulator, protein MTTTQEPITTIPSTKPATSTPGSRSSMGNIRAPKFLSHPRANAKTGKSTKCKDWVLCIDDDQDFSYSIKLSLQTRGYNVARAQEVDKGYQLAFEIEPIAILLDLVMPNDGGDDLLSQIRFHPSLSHIPVFIVTGMYSSNVRDRLLASGACEVFRKPVDLDTITEAIEYHRPQA, encoded by the coding sequence ATGACTACGACCCAAGAACCGATCACGACCATTCCCAGCACGAAGCCGGCCACGTCCACACCAGGAAGTCGGTCATCCATGGGAAACATCCGCGCACCTAAGTTTCTCTCGCATCCTCGCGCCAACGCCAAGACCGGCAAAAGCACGAAGTGCAAGGACTGGGTGCTGTGCATCGATGACGACCAAGACTTCTCCTACAGCATAAAGCTGAGCCTGCAAACGCGTGGCTACAACGTAGCTCGTGCACAAGAAGTCGACAAAGGCTACCAACTCGCATTCGAGATTGAGCCCATCGCGATCTTATTGGATCTCGTCATGCCCAACGACGGCGGCGATGACCTGTTGTCCCAAATTCGGTTCCATCCGTCGCTGTCACACATCCCTGTGTTCATCGTCACCGGCATGTACTCCAGCAACGTTCGCGATCGTCTGCTTGCCAGCGGTGCTTGCGAAGTATTCCGCAAACCCGTGGACCTGGATACGATCACCGAAGCGATCGAATACCATCGCCCCCAAGCCTAA